The Candidatus Beckwithbacteria bacterium genome has a window encoding:
- a CDS encoding glycosyltransferase family 39 protein, producing the protein MRFLFKRNFLLLLIILLAGVLRFYHLGSDPASLNWDEAAIGWNAKTIWETRLDEYGTHLPWSFKSFGDYKAPVYIYLTAPFVGLLGANPISVRLVSVLAGIASVYLIYLITNALLLNSGLRTPYTAPLAALLMAITPWQVILSRPAFEANLALMFVLSGTYLFLKSLTKPKYYLFSVLSFVLSFYTYHSPKIFVPVFLLGIIFIFRRQIFVKKNSYWLIGSVTLGLLLLIPLIKEIVFQKGANRFESTSIFYEKDQPLPLKFSLINQAFKNYIIHYSPAYLFSGSSLMPQLQLKTVGPLLLIEAPFLLMGLIYLLKKRSATWSKLLFWWLIVGPIPAMIGRDVPHPLRSDNVLPALIIITAIGLVYFLRLLKSQLRTLVVILFIVNLAYFLYHYFVVYPVYSAPVWQYGYQLAADFARQQENQVNKIIITSTYGQPYIFTYFYQDRKAASVFWGAMSKYLFRNINWPEDSQKSNVLIIGSPEEIPADAVGIIKVINFPDGQPAFRIVKTPL; encoded by the coding sequence ATGAGATTTTTATTCAAGCGTAATTTTTTATTGCTGCTGATAATTTTATTAGCCGGGGTTCTGCGGTTTTATCATTTAGGCTCTGATCCAGCCTCTTTAAACTGGGATGAAGCGGCGATTGGCTGGAATGCTAAAACTATTTGGGAGACGCGGCTGGACGAATATGGTACTCATTTACCCTGGAGTTTTAAATCTTTCGGTGATTATAAAGCGCCGGTCTATATTTATTTAACCGCCCCCTTTGTTGGTTTATTGGGAGCTAACCCTATTTCTGTCCGCCTGGTTTCCGTTCTCGCCGGCATTGCCAGTGTTTATTTGATTTACTTGATTACTAATGCATTATTGTTAAACTCCGGACTCCGTACACCGTACACCGCACCATTAGCAGCTTTACTGATGGCGATTACTCCCTGGCAGGTAATTTTATCCCGGCCGGCCTTTGAAGCTAATTTAGCCTTAATGTTTGTTTTATCGGGAACTTATCTGTTTTTAAAGTCTTTAACCAAACCTAAATATTACCTGTTTTCTGTTTTAAGTTTTGTATTGTCTTTCTATACTTATCACAGTCCCAAAATTTTTGTGCCGGTATTTTTATTGGGAATAATTTTTATTTTCCGGCGGCAGATTTTTGTCAAAAAAAATAGTTATTGGCTGATTGGTTCAGTCACCCTGGGATTATTGTTACTTATCCCCTTAATTAAGGAAATAGTTTTCCAAAAAGGGGCCAATCGGTTTGAGAGTACTTCGATTTTTTACGAAAAAGATCAACCGTTACCGTTGAAATTTTCCTTAATTAACCAAGCCTTTAAAAACTATATTATTCATTACTCTCCCGCCTATCTTTTTTCCGGCAGCAGCCTTATGCCTCAGTTACAACTTAAAACAGTCGGCCCGCTGTTATTAATTGAAGCGCCGTTTTTACTGATGGGATTAATTTATTTGCTGAAAAAAAGATCCGCAACTTGGTCAAAATTACTTTTTTGGTGGTTAATTGTCGGCCCGATTCCGGCCATGATTGGTCGGGATGTACCTCACCCGCTTCGTTCTGACAATGTTTTACCGGCATTAATTATCATTACCGCTATTGGTTTAGTTTATTTTTTACGTTTGTTAAAATCCCAATTAAGAACCTTAGTGGTTATTTTATTTATCGTTAATCTAGCTTATTTTCTTTATCACTATTTTGTCGTTTATCCGGTTTATTCTGCTCCGGTTTGGCAATATGGCTATCAGTTAGCAGCAGATTTTGCCCGCCAGCAAGAAAATCAGGTTAATAAAATTATTATTACCAGCACTTATGGACAACCGTATATTTTTACCTATTTCTATCAAGACAGAAAGGCCGCCAGTGTTTTCTGGGGAGCGATGAGCAAATATCTTTTTCGCAACATTAATTGGCCAGAGGATAGCCAGAAAAGCAACGTTTTAATTATCGGTTCTCCTGAGGAAATTCCCGCTGATGCCGTTGGTATAATTAAAGTAATTAATTTCCCTGATGGTCAACCGGCCTTCCGGATTGTTAAAACGCCATTATGA